From the Streptomyces nigrescens genome, one window contains:
- a CDS encoding amino acid ABC transporter permease → MTYGEGVVKTRTAQTGADDGYVPSPRRIERERFKRARARRATAVAALSTLVTGAVLFLVITRSPGWPRTRETFFSLEYARMALPKVLDGLLLNLRLLLVCGAAVLVLGLLLAVARTLRGPVFFPLRALAAAYTDFFRGLPLIICLLMVVFGVPALRLQGVTTDPVLLGGSALVLTYSAYVAEVFRAGIESVHPSQRAAARSLGLSGGQALRFVVLPQAVRRVVPPLLNDLVSLQKDTGLVSIAGAVDAVYAAQIIAGKDFNFTPYVVAGLVFVALTIPMTRCTDWITARMDRRRAQGGLV, encoded by the coding sequence GTGACGTACGGAGAAGGTGTGGTGAAGACCCGTACGGCGCAGACGGGGGCCGACGACGGGTATGTGCCCTCGCCGCGGCGGATCGAGCGGGAGCGCTTCAAGCGGGCCAGGGCCCGGCGCGCCACCGCTGTCGCCGCGCTGAGCACCCTGGTCACCGGCGCCGTCCTCTTCCTCGTCATCACCCGCTCGCCCGGCTGGCCGCGCACCCGCGAGACCTTCTTCAGCCTGGAGTACGCCCGGATGGCGCTGCCGAAGGTGCTGGACGGGCTGCTGCTGAATCTGCGGCTGCTGCTGGTGTGCGGGGCGGCGGTGCTGGTGCTCGGGCTGCTGCTGGCGGTGGCCCGGACCCTGCGCGGCCCGGTGTTCTTCCCGCTGCGCGCCCTGGCCGCCGCGTACACCGACTTCTTCCGCGGACTGCCGCTGATCATCTGCCTGCTGATGGTGGTCTTCGGGGTGCCGGCGCTGCGGCTGCAGGGCGTGACCACCGATCCGGTGCTGCTCGGCGGTTCCGCGCTGGTGCTGACGTACTCGGCCTATGTCGCCGAGGTCTTCCGGGCCGGCATCGAATCGGTGCACCCCTCACAGCGGGCCGCGGCCCGGTCGCTGGGGCTCTCCGGCGGACAGGCACTGCGCTTCGTGGTGCTGCCGCAGGCGGTGCGGCGGGTGGTGCCGCCGCTGCTGAACGATCTGGTCTCGCTGCAGAAGGACACCGGTCTGGTGTCCATCGCGGGCGCGGTGGACGCGGTGTACGCGGCGCAGATCATCGCCGGCAAGGACTTCAACTTCACGCCCTATGTGGTGGCCGGACTCGTC
- a CDS encoding ABC transporter substrate-binding protein yields the protein MRLANRPLRLAACATVALFVAAVGCAPQDTSPGGPGAAGPGKQSCDRGQLATVADGKLTVGTDKPAYAPWFHDDAPANGKGFESAVAYAVARQLGYDKGAVHWQTVPFNNAFAPGEKKFDFDINQISISDARKRAVAFSSGYYDVRQAVIALKGSRAARAKSIADLRRVKLGAQVGSTSLDVLQDTVRPAQPPAVFQKNDLAKSALKNGQVDAILTDLPTAFYITSAEVKDAEVVGQFAATGAAEEQFGLVLDKESRITGCVTAAVDTLRKNGTLAALEKKWLADAVSVPVLK from the coding sequence ATGCGCCTCGCCAACCGCCCCCTCCGCCTTGCCGCTTGCGCCACCGTCGCGCTGTTCGTCGCGGCCGTCGGCTGTGCCCCGCAGGACACGTCCCCCGGTGGCCCGGGGGCCGCCGGGCCGGGCAAGCAGAGCTGCGACCGCGGCCAACTGGCCACCGTGGCCGACGGCAAGCTCACGGTCGGCACCGACAAGCCCGCCTACGCGCCGTGGTTCCACGACGACGCCCCGGCCAACGGCAAGGGCTTCGAGTCCGCGGTCGCGTACGCCGTCGCCCGGCAACTGGGCTATGACAAGGGCGCGGTGCACTGGCAGACCGTGCCGTTCAACAACGCCTTCGCGCCCGGCGAGAAGAAGTTCGACTTCGACATCAACCAGATCTCCATCAGCGATGCGCGCAAGCGGGCCGTCGCCTTCTCCTCCGGCTACTACGACGTACGGCAGGCGGTGATCGCGCTCAAGGGCTCCCGGGCCGCGCGCGCCAAGAGCATCGCCGACCTGCGGCGGGTCAAGCTCGGAGCGCAGGTCGGCAGCACCAGCCTGGACGTCCTCCAGGACACCGTCCGGCCCGCGCAGCCGCCGGCCGTCTTCCAGAAGAACGACCTCGCCAAGTCCGCGCTGAAGAACGGCCAGGTCGACGCGATCCTCACCGATCTGCCGACGGCCTTCTACATCACCTCGGCGGAGGTGAAGGACGCCGAGGTGGTCGGGCAGTTCGCCGCCACCGGCGCCGCCGAGGAGCAGTTCGGTCTGGTCCTGGACAAGGAGAGCCGGATCACCGGGTGTGTGACGGCCGCGGTGGACACGCTGCGCAAGAACGGCACCCTGGCCGCGCTGGAGAAGAAGTGGCTGGCCGACGCCGTTTCGGTTCCGGTGCTCAAGTGA